The Sandaracinaceae bacterium genome has a segment encoding these proteins:
- a CDS encoding ATP-binding cassette domain-containing protein — MSAIVLEDVRKRYLDGATRVDAVAGVRLEVPEGALWVLRGPSGSGKTTLLGLMGGMVTPTSGAVHVLGESLTHLRDHHRTAVRRTKVGFVFQDLSLIDGMSVRENLLLPLVPLGGATKAQADRAEALLTRFGLGDRIDTRASRLSGGQRQRAAIVRALVLSPPVLLLDEPTAHLDTDNAREIVDLLASLRDEGTTIVAATHDPRLADDPRVDRCVSMRDGSVVDD; from the coding sequence GTGAGCGCCATCGTCCTCGAGGACGTGCGCAAGCGCTATCTGGATGGCGCCACCCGCGTGGACGCGGTCGCGGGCGTGCGCCTCGAGGTGCCCGAGGGCGCGCTCTGGGTCCTGCGCGGCCCGAGCGGCTCCGGCAAGACGACCCTGCTCGGCCTGATGGGCGGCATGGTCACGCCGACCTCGGGGGCCGTGCACGTGCTCGGCGAGTCCCTGACGCACCTGCGCGATCACCACCGCACCGCGGTCCGTCGGACCAAGGTCGGGTTCGTCTTCCAGGATCTCTCCCTCATCGACGGCATGAGCGTGCGCGAGAACCTGCTCTTGCCCCTCGTCCCGCTCGGCGGCGCGACGAAGGCGCAGGCGGATCGCGCCGAGGCGCTGCTGACCCGCTTCGGCCTGGGCGACCGCATCGACACGCGCGCCTCGCGCCTCAGCGGAGGCCAGCGCCAGCGGGCCGCGATCGTGCGCGCGCTCGTGCTGTCCCCGCCGGTGCTCCTCCTCGACGAGCCCACGGCGCACCTCGACACCGACAACGCCCGCGAGATCGTGGATCTGCTCGCCTCGCTCCGCGACGAAGGCACCACCATCGTCGCCGCCACCCACGACCCTCGCCTCGCCGACGACCCGCGGGTGGACCGCTGCGTCTCGATGCGAGACGGCTCGGTCGTCGACGACTGA
- a CDS encoding cyclase family protein: MTLVDLSHVIEAGMTTYPGLPGPILCDFLSREASRALYDPGTSFHIGKIELVANTGTYVDAPFHRYEDGVDVAGLPLTSLADLDTVVVRAPHADGRRVDVDALRGLDVRGRAVLVHTGFAARWRTPAYLEGHSFLTEAAALHLRDEGAALVGIDSLNIDDTRGGARPVHSALLGAGIPVCEHLTGLEQLPDAGARFFAVPPKVRALGTFPVRAFALT, translated from the coding sequence ATGACGCTGGTCGACCTGAGCCACGTGATCGAAGCCGGCATGACCACGTACCCGGGCCTGCCCGGCCCGATCCTCTGTGACTTCCTGAGCCGCGAGGCGTCGCGCGCGCTCTACGACCCGGGCACGAGCTTCCACATCGGCAAGATCGAGCTGGTGGCGAACACCGGCACGTACGTGGACGCCCCGTTCCACCGCTACGAGGACGGCGTCGACGTAGCCGGGCTCCCGCTGACGAGCCTCGCCGACCTCGACACGGTGGTCGTGCGCGCGCCGCACGCGGACGGCCGCCGCGTCGACGTCGACGCCCTGCGTGGCCTAGACGTGAGGGGCCGCGCGGTGCTGGTCCACACCGGGTTCGCGGCGCGCTGGCGCACCCCCGCCTACCTCGAGGGGCACTCCTTCCTCACCGAGGCGGCGGCGCTGCATCTCCGCGACGAGGGCGCCGCGCTCGTGGGCATCGACTCCCTCAACATCGACGACACGCGCGGCGGCGCGCGCCCCGTGCACAGCGCCCTGCTGGGGGCCGGCATCCCCGTCTGCGAGCACCTCACCGGCCTCGAGCAGCTCCCCGACGCGGGGGCGCGCTTCTTCGCCGTCCCGCCGAAGGTCCGCGCCCTCGGCACGTTCCCCGTCCGCGCGTTCGCGCTGACATGA
- a CDS encoding nitrous oxide reductase accessory protein NosL has translation MRSVCLALSLVVSAFAFAACGDDDVDERVRCATCGMVVPEDSGWRAGGESLAFDAPKCLFRRIHREGPVEGAWVIEYYSQERAPAAELFYVIGSDLESPMGRDLVPVRGREAAERLREDHHGEAVLSFDEVSAEIVEALFAPRA, from the coding sequence ATGCGTTCGGTCTGTCTGGCTCTCTCGCTGGTCGTCTCTGCCTTCGCATTCGCGGCGTGCGGCGACGACGACGTGGACGAGCGGGTCCGCTGCGCGACCTGCGGCATGGTGGTGCCCGAGGACAGCGGCTGGCGGGCCGGCGGCGAGTCGCTCGCGTTCGACGCCCCCAAGTGCCTCTTCCGCCGCATCCACCGCGAGGGCCCGGTCGAGGGGGCGTGGGTCATCGAGTACTACAGCCAGGAGCGCGCGCCGGCGGCGGAGCTCTTCTACGTCATCGGCTCCGATCTCGAGAGCCCGATGGGGCGCGACCTGGTCCCGGTGCGCGGCCGAGAGGCGGCGGAGCGCCTGCGCGAGGATCACCACGGCGAGGCGGTGCTCTCCTTCGACGAGGTGAGCGCCGAGATCGTCGAGGCGCTGTTCGCGCCGCGCGCCTGA
- a CDS encoding ABC transporter permease — MTAQAKARAGFFDRVFRGQGRRVMAFMRQAGGVTRLSFRAVRALFTTRFEPRAFVYQMEQLGVKSFGIAAATAIFVGIVMAIQFAYSLERFGARDSVGRIVGLSMVRELAPSLTSLVVGSRIAAGIAAELGSMAVTEQIDAIRALGADPIRKLVVPRVLAGTLLMPLLACFAIVLGIGSAMIVCKVTFGISMPFFLSTAIDTIDLEDLVSGIAKTPVFGFLVTLLGCHFGMRTRGGTEGVGRSTTTAVVAVSIAVLVANAILTQLLLSVLGP; from the coding sequence GTGACCGCGCAGGCGAAGGCGCGCGCCGGCTTCTTCGACCGCGTGTTCCGGGGTCAGGGCCGCCGCGTGATGGCCTTCATGCGGCAGGCGGGCGGCGTCACCCGGCTCTCCTTCCGCGCCGTCCGCGCCCTCTTCACTACGCGCTTCGAGCCGCGCGCGTTCGTCTACCAGATGGAGCAGCTCGGCGTGAAGAGCTTCGGCATCGCCGCGGCCACCGCCATCTTCGTCGGCATCGTCATGGCGATCCAGTTCGCCTACTCGCTCGAGCGCTTCGGCGCCCGGGACAGCGTCGGGCGGATCGTCGGGCTGAGCATGGTCCGGGAGCTCGCGCCCTCGCTGACCTCCCTGGTGGTCGGCAGCCGGATCGCGGCGGGCATCGCGGCGGAGCTCGGCTCGATGGCGGTGACCGAGCAGATCGACGCCATCCGCGCGCTCGGCGCCGACCCCATCCGCAAGCTCGTCGTGCCGCGCGTGCTCGCCGGGACGTTGCTGATGCCCCTGCTTGCGTGCTTCGCGATCGTGCTCGGCATCGGCAGCGCGATGATCGTCTGCAAGGTGACCTTCGGCATCTCGATGCCCTTCTTCCTCTCGACCGCGATCGACACGATCGACCTCGAGGATCTCGTCAGCGGCATCGCGAAGACGCCCGTGTTCGGCTTCCTCGTGACGCTCCTCGGCTGTCACTTCGGCATGCGGACGCGCGGCGGGACCGAGGGCGTCGGCCGCTCCACGACGACGGCGGTGGTCGCGGTCTCGATCGCGGTGCTCGTCGCCAACGCGATCCTCACCCAGCTGCTCCTGAGCGTGCTCGGACCGTGA
- a CDS encoding sulfur transferase domain-containing protein, with the protein MTRRIALFAFCVSAFALSACGGGTPPLSEPISEPTSEPTRLALPNQAEAEPGVITGGPPSRADLRAAADAGVVMVISLRTEAEGGLAEERAQTEALGMRFAHVPVAGADGVTADVAREVDALLAEADGPVILHCGSGNRAGAIMALRAFLNGETPDAAIALGRAAGLRGLEDTARALIDALCADDTERAC; encoded by the coding sequence GTGACGCGACGCATCGCCCTGTTTGCCTTCTGTGTCTCCGCCTTCGCGCTCTCCGCGTGCGGTGGGGGCACACCACCTCTCTCCGAGCCAATCTCCGAGCCGACCTCCGAGCCGACCCGGCTCGCGCTCCCGAACCAGGCCGAGGCCGAGCCCGGCGTGATCACCGGCGGCCCGCCGAGCCGCGCCGACCTGCGCGCCGCGGCCGACGCGGGCGTGGTGATGGTGATCTCGCTCCGGACCGAGGCCGAAGGCGGGCTCGCGGAGGAGCGGGCACAGACCGAGGCGCTGGGCATGCGCTTCGCGCACGTGCCGGTGGCGGGCGCGGACGGCGTCACCGCGGACGTGGCGCGCGAGGTGGACGCGCTCCTGGCGGAGGCGGACGGCCCGGTGATCCTGCACTGCGGCTCGGGCAACCGCGCGGGCGCGATCATGGCGCTGCGCGCGTTCCTGAACGGCGAGACGCCGGACGCGGCCATCGCGCTCGGCCGGGCGGCCGGTCTGCGGGGCCTCGAGGACACCGCGCGGGCCCTCATCGACGCGCTCTGCGCTGACGATACCGAGCGCGCTTGCTGA
- a CDS encoding FHA domain-containing protein, which translates to MSSDLQFPTLDALAARLVEEGAETLRFEIDAPVLVRRPDPREVVEDTRSFHTRGAASVSLVEEALRRSSRQAGTGISAPREGEGIDEVRVGAVVFLRKRAGATTFQERIGIGRTANMDACIPLPRISKYHAFLTESDGGYELADARSTFGTEVDGVKLEPLVAVPVEDGANLMLGPYAFRFHTIGGLIAHLERMNRVRQG; encoded by the coding sequence GTGTCGAGTGATCTGCAGTTCCCCACGCTGGACGCCCTGGCGGCGCGTCTCGTCGAGGAAGGCGCGGAGACCCTCCGCTTCGAGATCGACGCCCCGGTGCTGGTGCGTCGCCCCGACCCGCGGGAGGTCGTGGAGGACACGCGCTCGTTCCACACCCGGGGCGCGGCGAGCGTCTCGCTGGTGGAGGAGGCCCTGCGCCGCTCGAGCCGCCAGGCTGGTACGGGCATCTCGGCCCCGCGCGAGGGGGAGGGCATCGACGAGGTGCGCGTCGGCGCGGTGGTCTTCCTCCGCAAGCGCGCCGGCGCGACGACCTTCCAGGAGCGCATCGGCATCGGTCGCACGGCGAACATGGACGCGTGCATCCCGCTGCCGCGCATCTCCAAGTATCATGCCTTCTTGACGGAGTCGGACGGCGGATACGAGCTCGCCGACGCGCGCTCCACCTTCGGCACCGAGGTCGACGGGGTGAAGCTGGAGCCGCTGGTCGCGGTCCCGGTGGAAGACGGCGCGAACCTCATGCTGGGCCCCTACGCCTTCCGCTTCCACACGATCGGGGGCCTGATCGCGCACCTCGAGCGCATGAACCGCGTGCGCCAGGGCTGA
- a CDS encoding FtsX-like permease family protein: protein MKRQLALIDFALGGLRRRLGKSLALTVGLAFVIALFGAALLLTDALRAEYARGTGGMPDLTVQRLVAGRPALIDVSVSEEIAALPAVRRVTPRVWGYYFFVALEANVTVVGATEAHVLEDGRLPTEDGEVTVGASIADLLGLRVGDEIGIPVQGEVQFSEVVGVFGEDAAIRTADLIVATPTHARRLLGMPEGSATDLAIDLTTQDEASVLTERIGALVPGARVLDARLLERTYELTFDTRGGLLALLFLPALAAFLLLAWERLTGLGRDERREIGVLKAVGWGTGDVLAARMWESAIVAVFGATLGGVLAYVYVFWLDAPGLLDALLGWSALRPPMRLVPSFDPVQAFALLASVVIPFVAISVVPAWRASMIDPDQALRGGE, encoded by the coding sequence ATGAAGCGTCAGCTCGCCTTGATCGACTTCGCCCTCGGAGGCTTGCGACGCCGGCTCGGCAAGAGCCTCGCGCTCACGGTGGGGCTCGCGTTCGTGATCGCGCTCTTCGGCGCCGCGCTGCTGCTGACCGACGCGCTGCGCGCCGAGTACGCGCGCGGCACCGGCGGCATGCCCGACCTGACCGTGCAGCGCCTCGTGGCGGGGCGCCCGGCGCTCATCGACGTGAGCGTGAGCGAGGAGATCGCGGCCCTCCCCGCGGTCCGCCGCGTGACCCCGCGCGTCTGGGGCTACTACTTCTTCGTCGCGCTCGAGGCGAACGTGACCGTGGTCGGCGCGACCGAGGCGCACGTGCTCGAGGACGGTCGCCTCCCCACCGAGGACGGAGAGGTCACGGTCGGCGCGTCCATCGCCGATCTCCTGGGTCTGCGGGTGGGCGACGAGATCGGCATCCCCGTCCAGGGCGAGGTGCAGTTCAGCGAGGTGGTCGGCGTCTTCGGCGAGGACGCGGCCATCCGGACCGCGGATCTCATCGTGGCCACGCCCACCCACGCCCGTCGGCTGCTGGGCATGCCCGAGGGCAGCGCGACCGATCTCGCCATCGACCTGACCACGCAGGACGAGGCGAGCGTGCTGACGGAGCGCATCGGGGCGCTCGTCCCCGGCGCCCGCGTGCTCGACGCGCGGCTGCTCGAGCGCACCTACGAGCTGACCTTCGACACGCGCGGCGGGCTGCTCGCCCTCCTCTTCCTGCCCGCGCTCGCCGCCTTCCTGCTGCTCGCCTGGGAGCGGCTGACCGGCCTCGGTCGCGACGAGCGCCGCGAGATCGGGGTGCTCAAGGCGGTCGGCTGGGGCACGGGCGACGTGCTCGCCGCGCGCATGTGGGAGTCGGCGATCGTCGCCGTCTTCGGCGCGACCCTCGGCGGAGTGCTCGCCTACGTCTACGTGTTCTGGCTCGACGCGCCCGGCCTGCTCGACGCGCTGCTCGGCTGGAGCGCGCTCCGCCCGCCCATGCGCCTCGTGCCGTCCTTCGATCCGGTGCAGGCGTTCGCGCTCCTCGCGTCGGTGGTGATCCCCTTCGTGGCGATCAGCGTCGTGCCCGCCTGGCGCGCCTCGATGATCGACCCCGACCAGGCGCTCCGAGGTGGCGAGTGA